The following are from one region of the Myotis daubentonii chromosome 2, mMyoDau2.1, whole genome shotgun sequence genome:
- the SPRY2 gene encoding protein sprouty homolog 2, whose amino-acid sequence MEARAQSGSGSQPLLQAPRNSGRQRGEPDPREALVQQVHVLSLDQIRAIRNTNEYTEGPTVVPRPGLKPAPRPSAQHKHERLHGLPEHRQPPRLQHSQVHSAARAPLSRSISTVSSGSRSSTRTSTSSSSSEQRLLGPSFSSGPLADGIIRVQPKSELKPGELKPLSKEDLGLHAYRCEDCGKCKCKECTYPRPLPSDWICDKQCLCSAQNVIDYGTCVCCVKGLFYHCSNDDEDNCADNPCSCSQSHCCTRWSAMGVMSLFLPCLWCYLPAKGCLKLCQGCYDRVNRPGCRCKNSNTVCCKVPTVPPRNFEKPT is encoded by the coding sequence ATGGAGGCCAGAGCTCAGAGTGGCAGTGGGTCACAGCCCTTGCTGCAGGCACCCCGTAACAGTGGGAGACAGCGTGGGGAGCCTGACCCTAGAGAAGCCCTCGTCCAGCAGGTACACGTGCTGTCCCTGGATCAGATCAGAGCTATACGAAACACCAATGAGTACACAGAGGGGCCTACTGTTGTCCCGAGACCTGGCCTCAAGCCTGCTCCTCGcccctctgctcagcacaaacaCGAGAGACTCCACGGTCTGCCCGAGCACCGCcagcctcccaggctgcagcACTCGCAGGTCCATTCTGCTGCACGAGCACCTCTGTCCAGGTCTATCAGCACGGTCAGCTCGGGGTCTCGGAGCAGCACGAGGACAAGTaccagcagcagctcctctgaACAGAGACTGTTGGGACCATCCTTCTCTTCTGGGCCACTTGCTGATGGGATAATCCGGGTGCAGCCCAAATCTGAGCTCAAGCCAGGTGAGCTTAAGCCGCTGAGCAAGGAAGATTTGGGCCTGCATGCCTACAGGTGTGAGGACTGTGGCAAGTGCAAGTGTAAGGAGTGCACCTATCCGAGGCCTCTGCCGTCAGACTGGATCTGCGACAAGCAGTGTCTTTGCTCGGCCCAGAACGTGATTGACTATGGGACTTGTGTGTGCTGTGTGAAAGGTCTCTTCTATCACTGTTCTAATGATGACGAGGACAACTGTGCTGACAACCCGTGTTCTTGCAGCCAGTCTCACTGTTGTACACGTTGGTCGGCAATGGGCGTCATGTCTCTCTTTTTGCCTTGTTTATGGTGTTACCTTCCAGCCAAGGGTTGCCTTAAGTTGTGCCAGGGGTGTTACGATCGGGTGAATAGGCCTGGATGCCGGTGTAAAAACTCAAACACAGTTTGCTGCAAAGTTCCCACTGTCCCACCCAGGAACTTTGAAAAACCAACATAG